The DNA window CTTTGGGGTCGTGTTTTTGGAGCTCATCACAGGAAGAAGAGCAGTAGACAATTCAAGACCACCGCGAGAAAGGAATCTTGTTTCTTGGGTAAGTATTGAATGTTTTAATCTGGAAGTTCGTTTCTTCCTACTCATATCTCTCGAGTTCTAACTCGGTTAGCACCGATTGTATCCTGTTTTATGAAGGCAAAACCTTTATTGAATCACAGAAAGAAGTTCGTTTTATTGGCTGATCCATTGCTCGCTGGAGATTATCCCATTAAGGGCCTCCACCACGCACTTACGGTTGCAGCAATGTGTCTGCAGGAAGAACCGTCTCTTCGGCCATTGATGAGTTACGTCGTAAGGTCCCTCAAGTGCTTAATTACATACAGTGAACCAGCAGAAGGGAAGAATATGAAGCATTATCAAATGGTGGACGAATCTAACTGcatcatataatatattatttatatatatatgaacgaagttggattttttttcttttctaatattTATGTTTAACATTTGCATTCAAAGCatctaaaaatatgaatataaaaatacaaaaactttttcaattaaatatataaacttaaaactttaaattaaaaaaaatacaatatcgagcataaatcataaaataaaccttaaaaatagaaaaatggcATGCATaaaatttggtaaaaatataagtatttttatGTGAAATTTCAATATTTGAGTTTAAATGAGAAAATTAGTATTAATCCAACTCAGTTcaattttattctaaaaaatttttttttgctcaaatttatatttaataaaaaaattaataattatggtatataagaaaaaaattagtatgtgattaaaaaatgattaaatatattaattatcgaATCTTGGAGCCTACATACTACCAAATTTCAATGCGTTAGTTTCTTTATCATCTTTTTCCCTCTCACTACCCTAACGCAGCCGACATACTTTGGAAAACCCGACCCAACAAAAATATTCGGTCCCTAACTCACCTCTGAAGCCGCTCCATTCCCAGGTTTGATGAGCTTCACTCTCATAAAtgtttctgttttgaaatttttgtttgcATTTTTAATATTTCGTTTTTTGCTTctcaaaaggtaaaatttttttgtCTGATTTTGCGTTGTTTAATCTGATGAAATATTAGATTTTGAGACTTGGGTTTTTTTAAATGAGTTGGAACCTAGGTTGATGTTGAAACTGCTTAATTCCTTTGGTTTTGATTATCTTTAGTAATTTCTTGTTAGCTGCTACTTAGACTCTGTTCTTTAAAATATGTGCTATAAGTTCTAAGCTTAAATCAAGTGAATgcgttttgttttttttttaatgttattcagTTTGAATCTACAGATATGGGTTGAATTGAAAGTAAAAAATCTCCTAAGATAAATTGAGAATCCTCTGTTAGCCTAGTTTGTTTGGAACTTTTGTTTTTGTGCCATTTTTACATCTACATAACTCACTTGAGAAGGACGTTATACATCTAAAACTCTCTCGAACCAACAATTTAGAGCTAATACTGAGTTGGCACTTACGGAGCTTTCTATCCGAATGATTGATACTCTtgactgtttttattttattattattattattattttttgaaatgcaTTACATGTGTGATCACTTCAAGTCGTGTAACCAACAAAATATTGGATTCCAGTCCCATAGTCTTGTTGATGTGCAAATATGGGTTCGGCGGTTGATAGTGGTTCACCCAGAGGCCAAGAGCCGCAGGTGGTCTTCTAAGACATTGGGGGAGAGGAGCTCTTCAATTTCCATGGCTTTCTTGTGTTGAGAGAATGAGGGGATTCCCCCCTTTAGGCCATAGGGGGTGGCTTATATAGCCCAAAAGTCCTGTGGGACGAGCAAGGTCTCCATGTGTGATGGTTGACCTGGTGAGGTCCTCCAAGTGTGGTGGAGACATACAACAAGTCTCTAACCCTCACCTACTATTTGTATCTTATATTTGGCTTCTtaaaggaaatgaaaatgaatttttgaaaaagtaTAGCATTGAGAGATATGAGTAGTTAAGTCTTAGGAGTAGACTGAAATCTTGTGCTGAGTTTAGGTGGTAATGATGAATTCGAGTTATGATGTATTTGTTGCTATGTTATTTTTCAACAAACTTTGGTATCGAATCTTTGGTTCTTCCATATAACTTAAAGAATCATGTAGATTCTATGCCGGGatcttattcttattttattgtaATACATTATATCTTCTTATCCTTGCTCGAACTTGTATTTGAGAATTTACATCTTCTTCCTCTTGTTGCGCAGATATTGTAATTCACTGCTTTCAAAAGCATCAAAATGTCAACTGGCCCTGGGCTCGAGTCTCTTGTAGATCGTAAGCTTACCGTGATTACCCCCTTGTTTCTTGAGTGTTTTAAGCATAGCATCTAAAAGACAAACAAATAGTTGGGCTGAATACACATCGACTTTCTAACACCTATCTGTTCCTTGTAGTCTTGATTGGCATTCTCATTATTTACCCTCTCTAAATCATTTCCTTCATGTGCAGAGACTATCTCGGTCATTACCAATGATGGACGTAACATAGTGGTATGTTGAGGAATACTTGCTAGTTGCTATACAATTTTTAGTCTTGAGAATCTTTTTTCATTTGCCTAAGTTCAGATTCTCTTATTTTCAATGAGATCCTAACCAACACCATTGCTCCTCTGCTTTCTCTTCTCCGAAATGTACAGGGAGTTTTAAAAGGCTTTGATCAGGCTACAAATATCATTCTCGATGAATCTCATGAACGCGTATACTCCACCAAGGTTTGTGTCACAtttaacaacttttttttttaattactatttgttcCTTTAATCACTAGGCACCTAGTTTATTGCAGAAGTAaatggtttattatttttatcataatacACTTGTGGAGTATTAGTCTATATACCATAAACAATTTCTTTATCTTCCTTTGATCCTTTTTCTCTCATTTATTACTCTTCACCCCGATTATGTTTCTCAAACTCAGAAAAGGGTATGTGTTCAACACGGATAtgctaataaatttaaaatttctacaTATATTTGGAGGATATGCTTGGATACATATAtctgaaccctaaaccctaaacataaTACAATCTGAACATTTTGTAcagctttttttcttttaaattcaaaGTTGAAATTTGCAGGAAGGTGTTCAGCAACTTGTGTTGGGCTTGTACATAATAAGAGGTGACAACATGTAAGATACCATTCAGCATCCTTTTCTATTCATTATTCCGCATATAATTGCTATTATACACTATAACCTATATTACCCGGTCGTGGAGTtgaatatcatataaaaatatgCCCAATATGGATAtgctatttttcttttctttttttccatatatttgaGAGATCATATCCTCATTATCCTTATTGGAATATATCAGACATACATGTTGGATACGGATATTGAGGAAAACTAAGAGTCCGGATAATGGTAAATGTTGGTAGTagaagtcagattgcattttagcTCCTATACTAAAAAAATAGGCGAACTAGTCCCTGTACATTAGACCAGAGGGCAAACTGATCCTTTTATTAAAAACTCCATcgatttttactgttaaaaaacGAGTCTTTGTATGTCAACATAAAGTAATGTGTCATGTCATGTGTCATCGATTATTCCGTCCGTCACGTAGTTTTTAAAAGAAAGTACTGATTTGATCTTTGGTTTAATGTACAAGgattaatttgcctattttttagtagagggTGCAAAATGCTATCTAATTCTTAATACAGGGgtttccatggtacttttacctttaGATAACATAAATTATAAACTGTTGCGTAATGTTTATCCTTTAATTATTGCAGAAGTGTCGTTGGTGAACTGGATGAAGAGCTGGATTCTGCACTCGACTTGTCGAACCTGAGAGCACATCCTTTGAAGCCAGTTATCCATTGATTGAACTGATAAAAGTTGTAGAGTTATTTTTAAGGACAGCTTGTTGGATTGAATACCTTAAAAGAACCAAAGTGTAATGAATGAtaatatcaatgtgtattaagttttggatgcatttctatGTTATATTTTGTATGCCAATTGTTTTCCTTCATTCCTTTATGCTCGAAATCAATTGTGCTTTAAACCTTCCGATAGAAGATGAGGCTAAAagatcatcatcaccatcatcaatGGCAGCCGCAATTTGATGATAACGACCAGAAGCTGATGATCCCCCCCCGTCTCCAATGAAACTTGAGAATCAGCATCATTGGTCAACAACACAGGCGCTCTGCAAATGGGGCATTAGAGTAGAGTGAGACTGAAGCCACATATCAATGCATTCAAGGTGGAAACCATGGCCGCACTCGGGCAAGTTCCTTCCAACATCATTGTCCTCGAACGGACTTAAACATGCGACACAGCCCAAGTTGTGTAATCATACTTATTGCTGTTGTGTTCATCCAGTTTGAAAATGAACAAGGGGATAGAAGAAATGAGAGAGGGATCGAGACCCTCGGAAGGGGAGGGGGTGGAGGCGTTGTTGTGGAAGGAGAATGCGTTGAAATGGCGGAAGCAACCGTGGGGGAAGACGTGAGAAAAGAATGCAAgaagaaatttaagaaatttcTTTAAACAATATAAAAGCCCTAAACCCAAAAACATAATCCTACCCCAAATCAGTACAAAATGAACGAAtgatttatatgaaaaagaaaaatctttTTTCGACCACAATGGGTTTTAGGGTTACAACTTTCACTTGTTTTTAATCACAAAACAGATTCCAATGGAAAATAAATTGGAGACTTTTTCTTTAAGATCTCAGGAAGATGAAGAAAGAAGCAAGgtcaattaattattatttttatttttgcttttgctTTAGTAGGCAAAATCAGAccttttaaaaaagtaattaagttaCCGGTTAATggtcaaatgattttttttatgtattttaacaGTTTAAGTATCCAATTGAGTGTACAAACaataggggcttaattgctttttctgAAAAAGTTTAAggtcttttttatgcattttaaaagtttaagtacccAATTGAATAAAAAAAGGGACTTAATTAATTTTCCTGAAATAATTTGAGAGCTTTTTTATACATTAAGCCTTTTccaatttcagaaaaaaaaacgacatttattatattttccaTGTCATTCTTTTATCAATGTGGACCAATGACGTTTCGCCATGTGGGTTTTAATCCACTTAGTATAATGTTAACAACCTATCAACGTCTTAACAGGAATGACATTTTGGAGGCTTCAATTGGTTGTTTATTTTGGATTGAGGGTCCAATTAATTGCATTTTTTAACtagaaacttaattaattttcatgTTCTATTATAGTACCAATAGTTTCCAATGGCAATGCATATTCTAAATCTATGTGAAGGTTATAGATTTAGTTTGtcttttaatttgatcatttttaatctttatacttttcaaattttaaaattttaatcctcaccaaatgataactattaaattcCATGTGTCTAACCAAACAATCCTTTCTTCTTCCAATTTTACAATCTTCCCATTCATTACCGGTGAGGCCTTCTTCTCCTAATTCTTTCCATTCTACCACCGAATAATCGATAAGAATTCTCAAATTTAGATCGGCTAATTGTTCTTGAATAGCACCTGCTCTTGTAGAAATTTCATGACTTCGAAATGTATCAAAACCTTGGATAGTAAAAAAAGTGGGATATTGTATTTCCAGGATTGAATTTCATATTCGAATGAACCTCGTAATTGTAAGAATGTAGGTTTTTTAGCGATAGGCCTAGCAAAAGAAAAATTAGGATAGGGCCATGTGGGGTCCCCCTTAATATCGGACATGAGAGTTTCCTCTCATTTGACTCAAGTAGTTACACcaaataaagataaaagaaagAAGTTCTCACTTTCAAATTTTAGAACCCCCAAAAAGGTCTACTCTTTACTTAAGTTCCAAGAAACATTTCATTGATTGAttcttattttattgatttagattttcttaattctttattcaattcaaaattaggacATAAATGAAATGTAAAATTCTTGAGTATCTACTTCCGCTCGAATGCTGAATCctcttaaattaaaattaaagaagtGTCTTAAGAGATTTACTTCTCTATGTACCCTTCCATTCGATCTCTTAAGTCCTGCGGTACCTCGACGATTATACCACGATGCCCTGAACTTAAAGCCTAAGCCTATATGTGATGTATAGACTTCTGCAACCATGACATATTTGTTTCCTTGaacataatttcatttctttctaaaaaaactaaaagaaatgagAATAGTTAATTccacacacaaaaaaaagaagTCTTTTTTTCACAAGGTACAACTCAAAATTcctagttatttatttttactaactCGACCATAGATCAATTCCctttttatttgggagtattgAATACGCCCATAATTCTGAGCTTTATGTTACTCTTCTCGAGAGACATGTCAGATCCAAGGCATCCCAATTCGATTGAATGGGATGACAATTTCTCATTCCTAatctataaaattataatttcgaTAAAATCACACACAATAGTATACTAGACCCTCTAATTCTTTAAAAGGTTTGTCTAAAAGATTGGCGATATGACTAGGAAGGCATTTCAAATACCATACATGAGTTACTGGATATGCCAACCTTATGTATCTCATTTGATATCTTTGTATCCAAGAATCAACAAATTCAACTCCACATTGTTCACAAAATTTAAGGCCTTTCTTGTTGATTTCCAATTACTCAGTAATTTCCACAAGTGCAAATTCCACTTTTTATAGGTCCaaaatttttttcacaaaataaTCCATCCTTTTTCAGTTTATTAGTTTTGTAatgaaaagtatagggttttGTCACCTCTCCAACGGTTTCTCCATTAGGTAGGATTTTCTTGGCTCAAGCACTTAGTTATTGGGGGAGGAACTGATCTAATTTGGAGTGGTTGATGTTTATATCGATCGATCATAGAAGAAAATTTCTAATTCATTCCAATTAAGCTTCCTTCCTATTAATTTGGAAGTTCTTCTCTTATACAAGCAACATCAAATCCCTCTCAAACCTCCATTTCTCCTA is part of the Gossypium hirsutum isolate 1008001.06 chromosome D11, Gossypium_hirsutum_v2.1, whole genome shotgun sequence genome and encodes:
- the LOC107939866 gene encoding sm-like protein LSM8; translated protein: MSTGPGLESLVDQTISVITNDGRNIVGVLKGFDQATNIILDESHERVYSTKEGVQQLVLGLYIIRGDNISVVGELDEELDSALDLSNLRAHPLKPVIH